The genomic region ACCTTCTCGTCGAGGTGCTTGGCCAGGCGGTAGACCTCGTTGTCGTACTCGTCGTTCTTGGTCCACAGTTCGATCTGTGCGATGACCTGGTTGGAGAAGCTGTTGCTCATTACGAACGACGGGTGGCCGGTGGCGTTGCCCAGGTTCAGCAGGCGTCCCTCGGACAGCACGATGATCGAGTGGCCGTCGGGGAAGACGAACTCGTCGACCTGCGGCTTGATGTTGATCCGGCGGACGTCGCCGTCGCGCTCGAGCCGCGCCATCTCGATCTCATCGTCGAAGTGGCCGATGTTGCCCAGGATCGCCTGGTGCTTCATCGACTTCATGTGCTCGAGGGTGATGATGCCCTGGTTGCCGGTCGCCGTGATGACGATGTCCGCCCAGCCGATGGCCTCCTCGACGGTCTTGACCTCGAAGCCGTCCATCAGCGCCTGCAGCGCGTTGATCGGGTCGATCTCGGTGACCGCGACGCGGGCGCCCTGGGCCTTGAGCGCCTCGGCGCAGCCCTTGCCGACGTCGCCGTAACCGCAGACCAGCGCGGCCTTTCCACCGATCAGGACATCGGTGCCGCGGTTGATGCCGTCGATCAGGGAGTGCCGGGTGCCGTACTTGTTGTCGAACTTGCTCTTGGTGACCGAGTCGTTGACGTTGATGGCCGGGAAGGCCAACTCGCCCGCGGCAGCGAACTGGTACAGGCGCAGCACGCCGGTGGTGGTCTCCTCGGTGACGCCCTGGACCGACTCGGCGATCTTGCCCCACTTGGTCTTGTCGGTCTCGAAGCGCTCACGGATCAGCGCGAGGAACACCTTGTACTCGTCGGAGTCGTCGTCCTCGCCGGGAGGCACGACACCGGCCTTCTCGAACTGCGCGCCGCGCAGCACCAGCATGGTGGCGTCACCGCCGTCGTCGAGAATCATGTTGGCCGGCTCGCCGGGCCACGTCAGCATCTGCTCGGCGGCCCACCAGTACTCCTCGAGGCTCTCGCCCTTCCACGCGAACACCGGGACGCCCTTGGGCTCCTCGACGGTGCCGTGCGGGCCGACGACAGTCGCGGCCGCGGCGTGATCCTGGGTGGAGAAGATGTTGCACGACGCCCAGCGGACCTCGGCACCGAGGACCACGAGGGTCTCGATGAGCACCGCGGTCTGAATCGTCATGTGCAGCGAGCCCGAGACTCGCGCACCCTTGAGCGGCAGCACCTCGGAGTACTCCCGGCGCAGTGCCATCAGACCCGGCATCTCGTGCTCGGCCAGCCGGATCTCCTTGCGGCCGAACTCGGCGAGGGACAGATCGGCAACCTTGAAATCGATGCCGTTGCGGACGTCCGCCTTCAGCTCAGTCATGTAGAGCCCCTTTTCATTCGTCATTTGCCTGTGAGGGCACGGATACGCGCGGCGCGACAGCAGTGCAGGTACCCATGCAGATACCCATAGCCTGCGGGCTCGCGGGACAGGCGCTCAGGCGCTCTGACAGCTAAGGGGTATCGATAACACCGTAGCGCTCGGCGAACGGCGTCATGAGCCGGGCCAGGTCACGGGCCACATCGTGATCGGCTTCCGGGGGCATCGACACGTAACTCATCGCCAGCCGGACGATCGCCCGGGCCAGCACGCCGGAGTCCTCCTCGCTGGCCCGCACCCAGCTGTTCATCAAGGTCGCGGTCAGGCGCTCGGAGCAGCGAGAGATGATCGGGGCGCTGTCCGTGGTGATGATTTGGAGCAGATCGGGCTTGGCCACACCGGTCAGCAGCGAGATCACCAGCGGATCGGACGCCGACTCTGCGAAGAACGCCCGGAAACCCTCCAGGAACGCCGCGTGGATGTTGCCGACGTTCCCGACGATCGCGTCGGCCACCGCGTCGACCAGGCGATCGGCGAGTCGCAGGGCATACCCCTGGGCGAGGCCCTGCCGGGAGCCGAACTCGTTGTAGATGGTCTGCCTGCTGATGCCTGCGGCGCGGGCGACGTCGGACAGCGTGATCGACGACCAGTCCCTGGCCAGCAGCATGTCGCGCATACCGTCCAGGATCGAGTCACGCAGGAGCACCCGCGAGGCCTCGGCATAGGGCACTCGTGATGCCGAACGCCTCTCACTCGGGTTGCTCACACGCGCGAGACTAGCTCGTCGCACCGCCGACGGCGCCAAGGCTGTCACGACCTGGCGACCTCGATCATCTCGAAATCCGCCTTGGCCGCGCCACAGTCCGGGCAGCTCCAGTCCTCGGGGATGTCATCCCACCGCGTGCCCGGGGCGATGCCGTCCTCCGGCCAGCCCTTCTCCTCGTCGTACTCGAATCCGCACTGCACGCAGACGAACAACTTGTAGTCAGTCATTTCCTCACTCCCGTCTCTTCGAAATCGACCTTCTCCCGCACCGCGCAGTCCGGGCAGCACCAGTCCTCGGGAATCTGGTCCCACGTGGTGCCCGCCGGAAACCCCTCCCGCGGAGCGCCTTTCGCCTCGTCGTAGGTGTAGTCACAGCCCGGGCAGTGGTAGGCGCTCACTTGGCGGCGCCCGTCTGCTCCTCGCGCGAGCGCTCGTCGGCGCCCGTCTGCTCCTCGCGCGAGCGCTCGTCGGCGCCCGTCTGCTCCTCGCGCGAGCGCTCGTCGGCTGGGCCGTACTTGGCCAGCACCCGCTCGCGCATCCGCGGATGGATGTTCACCCGGCTGATGTCACCGTCGTAGTGCGCCAGCACCCGGTGGTCCATCACCTTGCGCCACAGCGGCGGAAAGTAGGTCAGGCCGATCATCGACGCGTACCCGCTGGGCAGGTTCGGTGCCCCCGCCATGCTGCGCAGCGTCTGGTAGCGCCGCGTCGGGTTGGCGTGGTGATCGCTGTGCCGCTGCAGGTGGTACAGGAACAGGTTGGTCACGATGTGGTCGGAGTTCCAGCTGTGCTCGGGCGCGCAGCGCTCGTAGCGTCCGCTGGCGGTCTTCTGCCGGAGCAGGCCGTAGTGCTCGAGGTAGTTGACGGTCTCCAACAGCGCGAACCCGAACACCGCGGAGATCACCACGTACGGGATCAGTGCGACACCGAAGATCGCGATGAGTGCCCCGTAGAGCACCACCGACATCGCCCAGGCGTTGAGCACGTCGTTGGACCAGTGCCACGGCGACTTGCCGGCCCGGCGCAGTCGCGCGGCCTCCAGCTCCCACGACGACTTGAGACTCCCCCAGACACTGCGCGGCAGGAACTCCCAGAACGTCTCGCCGAAGCGCGCCGACGCGGGATCCTCCGGTGTGGCAACCCGGACGTGGTGACCGCGGTTGTGCTCGATGAAGAAGTGGCCGTAGCAGGTCTGGGCCAACGTGATCTTGGCCAGCCAGCGTTCGAGCTCGTCCTTCTTGTGGCCCATCTCGTGAGCGGTGTTGATGCCCACCCCGCCGAGCATGCCGACCGACAGCGCGAGGCCAATCTTGGCCGGCCAGCTCAGACCGCCGTCGAATCCGAGCCAGCTCAGGTCCGACGCGGTGAACAGGTAGGCGCCGAGTATCACGCTGGCGTACTGGAACGGGATGTAGATGTAGGTGCAGTACCGGTAGTACTTGTCGTTCTCCAGCCGCTCCATCACCTCATCGGGCGGGTTCTGCCCGTCGGGCCCGAACCGCATGTCCAACGCCGGCAACACGATGTAGAGCAGGATCGGGCCGATCCACAGCGGCACCTGGGCCGCGGCGTGCCACCCCCAGTGGTTGAACGCCCACACCACCGGCAGCATCACGAACAGCGCCGTCGGCGCGATCAGCCCCATCAACCACAGGTAGCGCTTCTTGTCGCGCCACTGTTCAACCGGGACGCCTGCGTCGACGTCGACCTGTGCGGTCATGTTCGAGTCACCTCCACGTGAGTGCGATCACTATCTGGAGTTGACTATAGAGCCGACTTTGTACGGTGTCTAGACATTGAGGCAGGTTTTGTAAAGAGGCGGGGTGGCGTCACACCCGCCCGTTGCGGTCGTCGTAGCCACGGGCCTGCGCCGAGCGCCCGGCGGGATCGCCGTAGCCACCGCCGCCTGCGGTCTCGACCCGCACCACCGTGCCCGGTTGCAGCGTCAGCGACGCCTTGTCCGGCAGGCCGGTCAGCTCGGTGCCGTCCGGCGCGATCACCGTGACCCGGGTCGCGACGGCGTCGCCACCACCGTGTGCCCCGCACGGCGCGAAGTCCTCGTGCGTCTGCTCGGAATAGAACGTGACCCGCTGCGGGACGCCGATGATCTGATACTCGCGGCGCAATCCGAGACCACCGTTGAAGGTGCCGAGACCCTGTGAGCCGGGGATGAACTCGGTCTTGAGCACCCGCACGCTGTAGTTGGTCTCAACCACCTCGGTCGGCATGACCCCGACGTTGGACATGTAGGTGTCAACCCCGTCCACCCCGTCGGAGAACGACGTGGCACCGGTACCGCCGCCCACCACGTCGGCCATCACCGAGGGACGGCCGGTCACCGGACTGACCGATCCGACGTTGATGCAGAAGAAGCTGACGGTGCTGCTGGCCACGCTCTTGTCCGGCCAGATGGCGGCCATCGCCCGGATGAGGGTGTCGGCGAAACGCTGACAGGTGTTGTGCCGCACCGACACCGCGGCCGGCGACTCCGGGTTGAGCACGATACCCAGCGGTGCGTTGACGTCCACCGCGCGCAGCAGCCCGTCGTTGGCGCCTAGGTCGGGAGCCACGACCGCGCGCACCGCGTACACGATGCCCGCCCGCGCGCTGGCCCACGGCACGTTCATCGCCCCGGCCACCTGACGGTCGCACCCGGACAGGTCGATCGCGAGCTGGTCGGAGGTCTTGGTGACCCGCACGTGCACCCGAGTCGGCGCCCCGCCGCGGCCGTCGTCGTCGAGGAAACCCTCGGCCTCGCCGGTCCCGTCGGGCAGTTCCCGCAGGGCGATACGCACCCCGCGCTCGACCGAGTCCAGCATCCGCTGCATCACCTCGAGCACCGCCGGGGCGCCGTACAGCGCCGCGAGTTCTGCCACCCGGGCGTCACCGAGGGTGCACGCCGCGCGCTGGGCGCGAAGGTCGCTGACCGTGCTGCGCGGGTCGCGGATGTTCTGCGTGATGACAGCGATCAGGTCCTCGTTCTCCACCCCGGCGATCGACAGCCGGACCGGCGGCAGCACCAGACCCTCACCGAACAGGTCCTCCAGTTCGGGGCCCTCGCTGCCCGGGTTCACCCCACCGACGTCGATGTGGTGGGCCGCGGTGCCCGACCACGCGACCAGCACATCGCCCAGGAAGATCGGCGCGATCACGTTGACGTCGGGCAGATGCATCGCCCCCATGTAGGGGTGATTCGAGATGTAGGCGTCACCGGGCCGGATACGCCCCTGCCAGCGGTCGAGGGTCGCCTTGACCACCAGCGACATCGCGCCCAGCTGAGCCGGGATGTAGTCGGCCTGGGCGACCAGGTCACCGGTCGCGGTGAACAGCGCGCAGGAGAAGTCGTCCATGTCCCGGATGATCGGGCTGTAGCTGGACCGCTTCAGCACGCTGCCCATCTCCTCGGCCGCCGAATGCAGTGCGGCCGCAACCACTTCGAAGGTGACGGTGTCGACGTCTAAGGTTCCGGGGTTCATGCCACTTCGCTTTCCGTGATGAGGAGATCGCCGCCGGCGACGACCTCGGCGCGCTGACCGGCGCACAGCACCGTCGTGGAATCCATCTGCGCGACGATCGCCGGACCGTCGAACACATCGCCGAACCGCAGCGACGACCGCTGGTAGACGGGCACCTCCTGGGGACTGAAACCCGGGATCCGCACCGTCCGGCGGGCCAGCACGGCGTCGGTGCGCTCGCCGCCACCGTGTTCGCCGGCGGCCGACTCGGGACCCCGTTGCGCGCCGACCGCGGCGACGCGCAGAGTCACGACCTCGACCGGTTCGTCGCGGTTGGCGTGACCGTAGAGCTGCTCGTGCGCTGCATGGAATCGATCCGGGATGGCTTGCAGGGCAACGTCATCCCAGTCGTCGAGCGCCACATTGAGTTCGTACCCCTGGCCGAGGTAGCGGCAGTCCACCGAGGCGCTGACAACGACGTCGGCGCTCGGCACACCGTCTTCGACGATCTGTTTGGTCGCCGTGTCCGCAGCGTCACGGAACCAGTCGGCGATGCCCGGCACCGCATCCGGCCCGAACGGAGTAAGCACCGTCTGGGCGTGGTCGAGGCGCAGCCCGGCGACCAGCAGGCCGTCGGCGGAGAACAAACCCGGCCGGCTCGGCACCAGCACGCTGCGCAGGCCCAGATGACGCAACAGCAGCCCGGCGTGCAGTGGGCCCGCCCCGCCGAACGGCACCAGGGTGAACTCCCGGGGGTCCAAGCCCCGCTCGACGCTGACCTTGCGGACCGCCCGCACCATGTGCGCAAGGCCGATCGCCAGGATCGCCTCCGCCGCATCGTCGGTCGACATCCCGAGCACCGCGCCGACGCGATCCACCGCGGCCGCCGCGGCGGGCCGGTCGAGCACTAGGTCGCCGGCCAGTTCACCGGTGCCAAGGGTGCCGAGCACCACGTGCGCATCGGTGATGGTGGGTTCGGTGCCGCCGCGCAGGTAGCACGCCGGGCCGGGCACCGCGCGGGCCGACTGCGGGCCGACCCGCAGACGGCCGGTCTGGTCGGTCCAGGCGATGCTGCCGCCACCCGCCCCAATGGTGTGAATGTCGACAGCAGGCGCGAGCAGCACGTGGTCGCGCACCTCCTGAGTGGTGGTGAACGGAATCCGTTGCTCCCGCACCAGACACACGTCGGTCGAGGTGCCACCCATGTCCAGGCTGATGACGTTGTCGAGCCCGTGCTGCGCGGCGGTGGCCACCAACCCCGCGACACCGCCCGCCGGACCGGACAGCACCAACCGATGGGCGTGCTCCTCGGCTCGGCCCGCGGGCACACTGCCGCCGTTGGACTGCATCACCAGAAACGGCGCCCGCAGCCCCGTCGCGGCCACCGCGTCGGCCGCCCGGTCGGTGTAGCCGCCGATGACGGGGCGCAGGGCGGCGTTGATGACCGTGGTCGCCGTCCGCGGATACTCCCGGAACTCGCGGGCCACCTCGCTGGACAGCGTGACCGGCGTGCCCGGCAGCGCGCGCCGCAGCGCCGCACCGAGCCGTCGTTCGTGGGTGTCGTCGAGGTAGCTGAACAACAGGCTGACCGCGATGGCCTCCGCCTCCAACGCGGCGACTTCGGCGACCACCCTGTCGATCTCGGCGTCGTCGAGGGCCACCACGACCTCGCCCGTGCTGGTGAGGCGTTCGTCGACCTCGATGCGGGCATGCCGCTGCACGAGGTCGTCCGGACGCTCGGGGGTCAGGCTGTATACGTTGGGCCGGCTCGACTGCCGGTACCCCATGACATCGCGAAACCCGCGGGTGGTGACCAAACCCACCCGTGCGAGATTGCCGGTGAGGATGGCGTTGGTGGCGACCGTCGTCCCGTGGCACAGCAGCGAGACGTCGCCGACCGGCATCCCCTGAGCTGCCAGGGCGGCGACCGCGTTCGCCAGACCTCGCGACGGATCATCGGGCGTAGACGCCACTTTGGCGACCAGCACCCGGCTGTCATCGGCCCGCGCGACGGCGTCCGTGAACGTCCCCCCGGCGTCGATACTCACGGTCCACTGGGGTTGCTGCTGTGTTCGATTCACCTGCGCCACCTCTCGGTTGCAGCGGCCGGATCGCCGCTGCCCCCAGTACAGCCGAGCGGTAGCTGGATCGTCATGCGTCATTCGACGGAGCCGTCGACCGCGACCCGCTACGTCGAATGACGCATGACCGCCTGCGAGCTGCCGACGACAATCGCGGGATGTCAGCACGACCGTTGCCGCAATGGCCCGACGGTGCCCCCTACGGCGCCAGCATCACGTTCGACTTTGACGCCGAGGAGGTGTGGATCGGCGAGGATCCGGCGAACGCGAACCGGCCCGGTGTGCTCTCGCAGGGCACCTACGGGCCGAAGGTGGCTATCCCGTTGCTGCTCGATCTGCTCGAACGACACCAGGTCACCGCGACCTTCTACGTTCCCGGCGGCGACGCCGAGCGCCACGGTGACCGGGTCAGGGAGATCATCGCCGCCGGCCACGAGATCGGCCACCACGGTTACACCCACCGCTCCCCGACCGCGCTGACCCGCGACGAGGAGGAGACAGAGCTGATCCGCGGTCTCGAGGTGCTGCGCGGGCTGGGCGCCGACGTTGTCGGTTACCGGTCGCCATCCTGGGACTTCAGCCCGCACACCCTGAACCTGCTGGCGGCGCACGGATTCGAGTACTCGTCGAACCTCATGGATGACATCCGGCCGTACCGCCATCCGGCTGGCATCGTCGAGGTTCCGGTGTCCTGGCTGCTCGATGACGCGCCGCACTTCTGGTTCGCCGGGGACACCTGGAACAAGACCATCCGCACCGTCGGCGAGGTCTACGAGCTGTGGAAGGACGAGCTCGACGGCATAGCCGCACTCGGTGCGCACTACATGCTCACGATGCATCCGCAGTTCATCGGCCGTCCGTCACGGCTGGCCCTGCTCGACCGGCTGCTGACCGATATGCGCAACACCGGGGCGTGGATCGCGCCCACCCGCGACGTCGCGCGGTTGGTCCCGTGACCGGCACCGCGCACCGTTGCGCCATCGTCACCGGCGCCGCCGACGGCCTCGGCCGCGACATCGCGGAGCGTCTGCTCACCGACGGGTGGTGTGTCGTGGCCGCTGATATCAGCCCTGCCGTCGGCGACATCTTCACGGCAGGCGCGTTCGACGGCCGGGTACGCGCCACCGTCGCCGACATCGCCGCCGCCGACGCCGGCGACGCGCTTGTCCGTACTGCGATGGCGTCCTACGGCAGGATCGACGCCGTGGTCAACAACGCCGGTGTCGGCGGACCGAGCGGCGATCT from Mycolicibacterium sp. YH-1 harbors:
- a CDS encoding hydantoinase/oxoprolinase family protein, with product MNRTQQQPQWTVSIDAGGTFTDAVARADDSRVLVAKVASTPDDPSRGLANAVAALAAQGMPVGDVSLLCHGTTVATNAILTGNLARVGLVTTRGFRDVMGYRQSSRPNVYSLTPERPDDLVQRHARIEVDERLTSTGEVVVALDDAEIDRVVAEVAALEAEAIAVSLLFSYLDDTHERRLGAALRRALPGTPVTLSSEVAREFREYPRTATTVINAALRPVIGGYTDRAADAVAATGLRAPFLVMQSNGGSVPAGRAEEHAHRLVLSGPAGGVAGLVATAAQHGLDNVISLDMGGTSTDVCLVREQRIPFTTTQEVRDHVLLAPAVDIHTIGAGGGSIAWTDQTGRLRVGPQSARAVPGPACYLRGGTEPTITDAHVVLGTLGTGELAGDLVLDRPAAAAAVDRVGAVLGMSTDDAAEAILAIGLAHMVRAVRKVSVERGLDPREFTLVPFGGAGPLHAGLLLRHLGLRSVLVPSRPGLFSADGLLVAGLRLDHAQTVLTPFGPDAVPGIADWFRDAADTATKQIVEDGVPSADVVVSASVDCRYLGQGYELNVALDDWDDVALQAIPDRFHAAHEQLYGHANRDEPVEVVTLRVAAVGAQRGPESAAGEHGGGERTDAVLARRTVRIPGFSPQEVPVYQRSSLRFGDVFDGPAIVAQMDSTTVLCAGQRAEVVAGGDLLITESEVA
- a CDS encoding rubredoxin, whose protein sequence is MSAYHCPGCDYTYDEAKGAPREGFPAGTTWDQIPEDWCCPDCAVREKVDFEETGVRK
- a CDS encoding polysaccharide deacetylase codes for the protein MSARPLPQWPDGAPYGASITFDFDAEEVWIGEDPANANRPGVLSQGTYGPKVAIPLLLDLLERHQVTATFYVPGGDAERHGDRVREIIAAGHEIGHHGYTHRSPTALTRDEEETELIRGLEVLRGLGADVVGYRSPSWDFSPHTLNLLAAHGFEYSSNLMDDIRPYRHPAGIVEVPVSWLLDDAPHFWFAGDTWNKTIRTVGEVYELWKDELDGIAALGAHYMLTMHPQFIGRPSRLALLDRLLTDMRNTGAWIAPTRDVARLVP
- the ahcY gene encoding adenosylhomocysteinase produces the protein MTELKADVRNGIDFKVADLSLAEFGRKEIRLAEHEMPGLMALRREYSEVLPLKGARVSGSLHMTIQTAVLIETLVVLGAEVRWASCNIFSTQDHAAAATVVGPHGTVEEPKGVPVFAWKGESLEEYWWAAEQMLTWPGEPANMILDDGGDATMLVLRGAQFEKAGVVPPGEDDDSDEYKVFLALIRERFETDKTKWGKIAESVQGVTEETTTGVLRLYQFAAAGELAFPAINVNDSVTKSKFDNKYGTRHSLIDGINRGTDVLIGGKAALVCGYGDVGKGCAEALKAQGARVAVTEIDPINALQALMDGFEVKTVEEAIGWADIVITATGNQGIITLEHMKSMKHQAILGNIGHFDDEIEMARLERDGDVRRINIKPQVDEFVFPDGHSIIVLSEGRLLNLGNATGHPSFVMSNSFSNQVIAQIELWTKNDEYDNEVYRLAKHLDEKVAKIHVEALGGSLTRLTKEQAEYIGVDVDGPYKPEHYRY
- a CDS encoding hydantoinase B/oxoprolinase family protein — encoded protein: MNPGTLDVDTVTFEVVAAALHSAAEEMGSVLKRSSYSPIIRDMDDFSCALFTATGDLVAQADYIPAQLGAMSLVVKATLDRWQGRIRPGDAYISNHPYMGAMHLPDVNVIAPIFLGDVLVAWSGTAAHHIDVGGVNPGSEGPELEDLFGEGLVLPPVRLSIAGVENEDLIAVITQNIRDPRSTVSDLRAQRAACTLGDARVAELAALYGAPAVLEVMQRMLDSVERGVRIALRELPDGTGEAEGFLDDDGRGGAPTRVHVRVTKTSDQLAIDLSGCDRQVAGAMNVPWASARAGIVYAVRAVVAPDLGANDGLLRAVDVNAPLGIVLNPESPAAVSVRHNTCQRFADTLIRAMAAIWPDKSVASSTVSFFCINVGSVSPVTGRPSVMADVVGGGTGATSFSDGVDGVDTYMSNVGVMPTEVVETNYSVRVLKTEFIPGSQGLGTFNGGLGLRREYQIIGVPQRVTFYSEQTHEDFAPCGAHGGGDAVATRVTVIAPDGTELTGLPDKASLTLQPGTVVRVETAGGGGYGDPAGRSAQARGYDDRNGRV
- a CDS encoding rubredoxin — translated: MTDYKLFVCVQCGFEYDEEKGWPEDGIAPGTRWDDIPEDWSCPDCGAAKADFEMIEVARS
- a CDS encoding TetR family transcriptional regulator, translated to MRDMLLARDWSSITLSDVARAAGISRQTIYNEFGSRQGLAQGYALRLADRLVDAVADAIVGNVGNIHAAFLEGFRAFFAESASDPLVISLLTGVAKPDLLQIITTDSAPIISRCSERLTATLMNSWVRASEEDSGVLARAIVRLAMSYVSMPPEADHDVARDLARLMTPFAERYGVIDTP
- a CDS encoding alkane 1-monooxygenase yields the protein MTAQVDVDAGVPVEQWRDKKRYLWLMGLIAPTALFVMLPVVWAFNHWGWHAAAQVPLWIGPILLYIVLPALDMRFGPDGQNPPDEVMERLENDKYYRYCTYIYIPFQYASVILGAYLFTASDLSWLGFDGGLSWPAKIGLALSVGMLGGVGINTAHEMGHKKDELERWLAKITLAQTCYGHFFIEHNRGHHVRVATPEDPASARFGETFWEFLPRSVWGSLKSSWELEAARLRRAGKSPWHWSNDVLNAWAMSVVLYGALIAIFGVALIPYVVISAVFGFALLETVNYLEHYGLLRQKTASGRYERCAPEHSWNSDHIVTNLFLYHLQRHSDHHANPTRRYQTLRSMAGAPNLPSGYASMIGLTYFPPLWRKVMDHRVLAHYDGDISRVNIHPRMRERVLAKYGPADERSREEQTGADERSREEQTGADERSREEQTGAAK